Proteins encoded together in one Janthinobacterium tructae window:
- a CDS encoding DEAD/DEAH box helicase, giving the protein MYDPITSRLIRSSPPLQGLDRDRLPEEMAKVFAEISAARLRIREGLDVETDALRGVINRMRRLALTNEALVASTPNRLDRASAAFVAGSAHVLSFNANSILGDAPNRSYLGAQSISTDLAAILLFLIAEATPDAAELATKIQAEDGQNPIVLSLIGAVQGIAKGELEQLCQQTIPTLDLGNYDSMADAAIQALYLEILKGVIRLAQELLHIQDLQSENAQEIFFRVKGLASAAPDDQEWLTKEIGAFSGPHHLASLLIALSLDLPGITIHGIPPPTGVSPEKWRESIRRIAIGRPYLWRNHREAIDKGYLNPGVSAAVGFPTGAGKSTLSELKINSTLLMGKKVVFLAPTNALVGQVTAALKRVFPSEHVTQENLLDISFNDISTNTPEVVVMTPEACLAQISVNPSGFEDVGMLVFDECHLLHNDANAFGRRALDSMLCILGFASLAPSADFLLLSAMMKNTGEIASWLQSFTGRPCLELSLAWKPTRQLRGSVVYRQVELEELSKGLVISSKVGKTIAPSTKDKEALICQPLGLFGLQQTWATRKKVDYALLPLLSENINLGANKYWKITPNSGEVSSRIANEAAKSGLKTLVFFQTIKNAASAVAKLKKLGGRTSVRLNEKENKLLKISELEMGGADHLYIDIKNGRLNNQCVVHHGLLLTEERHLCESIYARPDGAAVMVATSTVAQGMNFPSELVIIAEDSRFDENLDRRKVLEAQDLLNAAGRAGRAGSKSNGIVLVVPGKVVGVDFNKGIIGSHWNSLQEIFAQSDQCLVIDDPITAILDRVHANTATANEVERYVISRLGNSVAGKDVSEKISKIISRSLGAYRAIKQGDKNWISERINAAIKFYENHNNNDEFDNDELQIASTLGIPVSVVSALSKEVTPELILKLDSVEKWCSWMFAWISRNAGFFKMIIRDDTLEDLFGGVFVKISNDDEKATYALPYLKKLTKLWMAGASLSKLELAMGTDVDNLKVCIKARRFVLRVIPELAYFFGIPLLVHQHKVKDTEIPVEFPAALAQFGRCVKEGFDSYEKFALSQLRQNINLSRMQVHDLFGKIAPYLDEPAKSESWKSAFNRVRGARDSYEDDDM; this is encoded by the coding sequence ATGTACGATCCGATAACATCTCGTCTAATTAGAAGCTCCCCTCCTTTACAGGGTCTGGACAGAGATCGCTTGCCCGAAGAGATGGCCAAGGTATTTGCGGAAATATCTGCTGCACGCCTGCGCATTCGTGAAGGATTGGACGTCGAGACAGATGCTCTTAGAGGTGTGATTAATCGAATGCGTCGTTTAGCTCTGACTAACGAGGCATTGGTAGCAAGTACTCCGAATCGATTGGATAGAGCCTCTGCTGCATTCGTTGCGGGGTCGGCCCATGTGCTAAGTTTTAACGCAAATAGCATTCTTGGAGATGCACCAAATCGTAGTTACTTGGGTGCTCAAAGTATATCTACGGACTTAGCTGCAATACTTTTATTTTTAATTGCAGAGGCTACTCCGGATGCTGCGGAACTTGCTACTAAAATTCAGGCAGAAGATGGCCAAAATCCAATCGTTTTGAGCTTAATTGGTGCTGTACAAGGAATTGCGAAGGGAGAGCTTGAGCAGTTGTGTCAGCAAACGATACCAACACTCGATCTCGGAAATTACGATTCTATGGCAGATGCTGCTATCCAAGCGCTCTACTTGGAAATCTTAAAAGGCGTCATTCGTCTAGCTCAAGAACTGTTGCATATCCAAGACCTGCAGTCGGAAAATGCTCAAGAGATATTTTTCCGGGTCAAAGGCTTAGCATCGGCAGCTCCCGATGACCAGGAATGGCTTACGAAAGAGATTGGTGCCTTCTCCGGCCCCCATCATTTAGCGTCGTTGCTTATAGCGTTAAGCTTAGATTTACCGGGGATAACAATTCATGGTATCCCCCCGCCTACTGGGGTGTCTCCAGAAAAATGGCGGGAATCTATTCGACGGATTGCAATTGGAAGACCATATCTTTGGCGAAATCATCGTGAGGCGATTGATAAAGGGTATTTGAACCCTGGGGTTTCTGCTGCCGTAGGATTTCCAACTGGGGCGGGGAAGTCAACTCTTTCAGAATTAAAAATTAACTCAACGTTGTTAATGGGTAAGAAAGTTGTGTTCCTCGCACCCACTAATGCGTTGGTCGGGCAGGTAACAGCCGCGCTAAAGCGAGTTTTTCCCAGTGAGCATGTAACCCAAGAAAATCTACTAGATATCTCCTTCAACGACATCTCGACAAATACCCCAGAAGTGGTCGTGATGACGCCGGAAGCATGCCTTGCGCAAATCAGTGTCAATCCTTCGGGATTTGAAGATGTTGGCATGTTAGTGTTTGACGAGTGCCATCTGCTTCACAATGACGCTAACGCTTTCGGGAGGAGGGCTCTCGACTCAATGCTTTGTATACTCGGCTTCGCCTCTTTGGCACCCTCAGCAGACTTCCTCTTACTCTCTGCAATGATGAAAAACACTGGCGAAATTGCCAGTTGGCTACAGAGCTTTACCGGCCGTCCTTGCTTGGAACTCTCACTTGCTTGGAAACCTACTCGACAGCTAAGAGGGAGTGTTGTTTATCGACAAGTCGAACTAGAAGAGCTTTCTAAAGGACTTGTAATATCTAGCAAAGTTGGAAAAACAATTGCTCCTTCTACTAAAGACAAGGAAGCGTTAATCTGCCAACCTTTAGGGCTTTTCGGATTGCAACAGACTTGGGCAACTAGGAAGAAAGTGGATTATGCGCTACTGCCGCTGCTTAGTGAAAATATCAATCTTGGCGCCAATAAGTACTGGAAGATTACGCCTAATTCTGGTGAAGTTTCTTCTCGAATTGCAAATGAAGCTGCAAAGTCGGGATTGAAAACTCTTGTCTTTTTCCAAACTATTAAAAATGCTGCAAGCGCGGTTGCTAAATTAAAAAAGCTTGGCGGCAGGACTTCTGTGAGACTTAATGAAAAAGAAAATAAATTATTAAAAATATCTGAGTTGGAAATGGGTGGCGCTGATCATCTTTATATCGATATAAAGAATGGTCGCCTGAATAATCAGTGTGTTGTTCATCACGGGCTTCTGCTAACGGAGGAACGTCACCTATGCGAATCTATATATGCACGCCCAGATGGTGCTGCGGTAATGGTAGCAACCTCTACGGTAGCTCAAGGCATGAATTTTCCTAGCGAATTGGTAATTATTGCAGAAGATAGTAGATTTGATGAAAACTTGGATAGACGTAAGGTATTGGAAGCTCAAGATCTTCTTAATGCAGCCGGTCGCGCAGGCCGGGCTGGTTCAAAATCTAATGGTATTGTGTTAGTTGTTCCAGGTAAAGTTGTTGGAGTTGATTTCAATAAAGGTATAATTGGTAGCCATTGGAATAGTCTGCAGGAAATTTTTGCGCAATCTGATCAATGTTTAGTTATTGACGATCCGATAACTGCAATACTTGATCGTGTGCATGCTAATACAGCCACCGCCAATGAAGTTGAGCGTTATGTTATTTCCAGACTGGGCAATTCAGTGGCAGGGAAAGACGTATCTGAGAAAATTTCAAAAATCATATCAAGGTCTTTAGGAGCTTACCGTGCTATCAAGCAAGGCGACAAAAATTGGATTTCTGAACGGATTAACGCAGCTATAAAATTCTACGAAAACCATAACAATAATGATGAATTTGATAATGATGAATTGCAGATTGCGTCTACCTTAGGCATACCAGTTTCGGTAGTTTCGGCACTGTCAAAAGAGGTCACTCCGGAGCTGATTTTAAAGCTGGATTCGGTCGAAAAATGGTGTAGTTGGATGTTCGCATGGATATCTAGGAATGCTGGATTTTTCAAAATGATTATTCGCGACGATACGCTTGAAGATCTATTTGGCGGCGTATTCGTAAAAATATCGAATGATGATGAGAAAGCTACCTATGCTTTGCCATATTTAAAAAAACTAACAAAACTATGGATGGCGGGTGCATCACTGTCGAAACTTGAGTTGGCGATGGGGACTGATGTTGATAATTTGAAAGTATGTATAAAGGCTCGACGCTTTGTGTTACGAGTAATTCCAGAGCTAGCCTATTTCTTTGGAATACCTTTATTAGTGCATCAGCACAAAGTAAAAGACACTGAAATTCCTGTTGAATTTCCCGCTGCTTTGGCGCAGTTTGGCCGATGTGTCAAAGAGGGGTTTGATAGCTATGAAAAGTTTGCTCTTTCTCAGTTACGTCAAAATATAAATTTATCAAGAATGCAGGTCCATGATCTATTTGGGAAGATTGCGCCCTATTTAGATGAGCCTGCTAAGAGTGAAAGCTGGAAGTCGGCATTTAATCGCGTTAGGGGTGCACGTGATTCTTATGAAGATGATGACATGTAA
- a CDS encoding BPSL0067 family protein, whose protein sequence is MSYTYTKVDELEKTTMVGNHQCVALVRHYAGAPAPLAWKQGEAALGNRLLRKGTAIATFINGKYANHQQGNHAALYMGQTLDGIIVMDQWSGKRLGIVTSRTLRSKGQYKNGLHIDPSNNADAFFVIE, encoded by the coding sequence ATGTCCTACACCTATACCAAAGTCGACGAACTGGAAAAAACCACCATGGTCGGCAACCATCAATGCGTCGCGCTGGTCCGCCATTACGCGGGCGCGCCAGCCCCGTTGGCCTGGAAGCAGGGGGAGGCAGCGTTGGGAAATCGCTTGCTGCGCAAGGGCACGGCCATTGCCACGTTTATCAACGGTAAGTATGCGAATCATCAACAAGGCAATCACGCAGCCCTGTATATGGGACAGACGCTGGACGGGATCATTGTCATGGATCAGTGGTCGGGCAAGCGCCTGGGCATCGTGACTTCGCGCACCCTGCGTTCCAAAGGGCAATACAAGAATGGCTTGCATATCGATCCCAGCAACAATGCCGATGCTTTCTTCGTCATCGAATAG
- a CDS encoding STY0301 family protein, with protein MQPKPLLTGVACCLFPVLAQAAVTASYACPESVPAASISLTGVPAGWAPYIDSQLYLSAAAPIDGAPQRRGQLVPSEERKKKGQTTLSYRLEGRYPDGKWLQCSYGVHGEVTLSRRMDDSVSVCEFTYRKGSKAGQNEIDIDCR; from the coding sequence ATGCAACCTAAACCTTTGTTGACCGGCGTCGCCTGCTGCCTTTTCCCGGTGCTCGCGCAGGCTGCGGTGACCGCCTCATATGCTTGTCCGGAGAGCGTGCCTGCGGCATCGATCAGCCTGACCGGCGTACCGGCTGGCTGGGCGCCGTATATCGACAGCCAGCTCTACCTGAGCGCCGCAGCGCCTATCGATGGCGCACCGCAGCGCAGGGGCCAGCTCGTGCCCAGCGAGGAGCGCAAGAAGAAAGGGCAAACGACGCTCAGCTACCGACTGGAAGGCCGCTATCCAGATGGCAAGTGGCTGCAATGCAGCTATGGCGTGCATGGAGAAGTAACGCTGTCGAGGCGAATGGACGACAGTGTCAGCGTGTGCGAATTTACCTACAGGAAAGGCAGCAAGGCCGGGCAGAACGAGATCGATATCGATTGCCGGTAA
- a CDS encoding isocitrate lyase: MSQYQDDIKAVAGLKEQQGSAWNAINPESAARMRAQNKFKTGLDIARYTAKIMRNDMAAYDADPSKYTQSLGCWHGFIGQQKMISIKKHFNSTDRRYLYLSGWMVAALRSEFGPLPDQSMHEKTAVTSLIRELYTFLRQADARELGGLFRQLDAAQGAEKQAIQAKIDGHITHVVPIIADIDAGFGNAEATYLLAKQFIEAGACCIQIENQVSDEKQCGHQDGKVTVPHEDFLAKIRAIRYAFLELGVDDGIIVARTDSLGAGLTKQIAVTNEPGDLGDQYNSFLDCEEVSADALGNGDVILKREGKLLRPKRLPSNLFQFRAGSGEERCVLDCITSLQNGADLLWIETEKPHIAQIGGMVSEIRKVIPNAKLVYNNSPSFNWTLNFRQQVYDIMKADGKDVSAYERAQLMSVEYDQTELAITADEKIRTFQADSAREAGIFHHLITLPTYHTAALSTDNLAKEYFGDQGMLGYVAGVQRKEIRQGIACVKHQNMSGSDIGDDHKDYFSGEAALKAAGKDNTMNQF, translated from the coding sequence ATGTCCCAATATCAAGACGACATCAAGGCTGTTGCTGGTTTGAAAGAGCAACAAGGCAGCGCCTGGAACGCCATCAATCCCGAGTCCGCCGCCCGCATGCGCGCCCAGAACAAATTCAAGACCGGCCTGGACATCGCCCGTTACACGGCCAAGATCATGCGCAACGACATGGCTGCCTACGATGCGGACCCATCCAAGTACACCCAGTCGCTCGGCTGCTGGCACGGTTTCATCGGTCAACAGAAGATGATCTCGATCAAGAAGCACTTCAACAGCACCGACCGCCGCTACCTCTACCTGTCCGGCTGGATGGTTGCCGCCCTGCGCTCCGAGTTCGGCCCGCTGCCAGACCAGTCGATGCATGAAAAGACCGCCGTCACCAGCCTGATCCGCGAACTGTACACCTTCCTGCGCCAGGCCGATGCCCGCGAACTGGGCGGCCTGTTCCGCCAGCTGGACGCGGCCCAAGGTGCTGAGAAGCAAGCGATCCAGGCCAAGATCGACGGCCACATCACCCACGTCGTGCCCATCATCGCCGACATCGACGCCGGTTTCGGCAATGCGGAAGCCACGTACCTGCTGGCGAAACAGTTCATCGAAGCGGGCGCCTGCTGCATCCAGATCGAAAACCAGGTATCGGACGAGAAACAATGCGGCCACCAGGACGGTAAAGTCACGGTGCCACATGAAGACTTCCTGGCCAAGATCCGCGCCATCCGCTACGCCTTCCTGGAACTGGGCGTGGACGACGGCATCATCGTTGCCCGCACGGACTCCTTGGGCGCCGGCCTGACCAAGCAGATCGCCGTCACGAATGAACCAGGCGACCTGGGCGACCAATACAACTCCTTCCTCGACTGCGAAGAAGTGTCGGCCGATGCGCTGGGCAATGGCGACGTCATCCTCAAGCGCGAAGGCAAGCTGCTGCGTCCAAAACGCCTGCCAAGCAACCTGTTCCAGTTCCGCGCCGGTTCCGGCGAAGAGCGTTGCGTGCTCGATTGCATCACCTCGCTGCAAAACGGCGCCGACCTGCTGTGGATCGAAACGGAAAAACCGCATATCGCGCAAATCGGCGGCATGGTCAGCGAAATCCGCAAGGTCATCCCGAACGCCAAGCTGGTGTACAACAACAGCCCATCGTTCAACTGGACCCTGAACTTCCGCCAGCAGGTGTATGACATCATGAAGGCCGACGGCAAGGACGTGTCCGCCTACGAACGCGCCCAGCTGATGAGCGTGGAATACGACCAGACGGAATTGGCGATCACGGCCGACGAGAAAATCCGCACCTTCCAGGCCGACTCGGCCCGCGAAGCCGGCATCTTCCATCACCTGATTACCCTGCCGACCTACCACACGGCCGCCTTGTCGACCGACAACCTGGCCAAGGAATACTTCGGCGACCAGGGCATGCTGGGCTACGTGGCCGGCGTGCAGCGCAAGGAAATCCGCCAGGGCATCGCCTGCGTGAAACATCAAAACATGTCCGGCTCGGACATCGGCGACGATCACAAGGATTACTTCAGCGGCGAAGCGGCGCTGAAAGCGGCTGGTAAAGACAACACCATGAACCAGTTCTGA
- a CDS encoding MFS transporter, whose product MPTSNTAAINAASRPLTKQDYKTLSLAALGGALEFYDFIIFVFFANAIGQLFFPPEMPEWLRLLQTFGIFAAGYVVRPLGGIVMAHFGDLLGRKRMFTLSILMMAVPTLLIGLLPTYATIGLAAPLLLLLMRVFQGAAVGGEVPGAWVFVSEHVPSRFTGFACGVLTAGLTVGILLGSLVATGLNTVYTPAEITDGAWRYPFLLGGLFGFGAMYLRRWLHETPVFAEMQQRKALSTEMPLKSVLRSHRGAVAVSMLLTWMLSAGIVVVILMTPALLQKIHHIAPRTTLVANTVATLCLAFGCIIAGMLADRLGGKRVIFVGSVLLAISTYIFYTTVGSRPDLLLPLYAMTGLFVGVVGAVPYVLVQAFPAQVRFSGLSFSYNLSYAIFGGLTPVVVTLMLKNNVLGPAYYVIGVCVIGMLTALFIKDQRQTVGR is encoded by the coding sequence ATGCCTACTTCCAACACCGCCGCAATCAACGCCGCAAGCCGTCCCCTCACCAAGCAAGACTATAAAACCCTGTCGCTGGCCGCCCTCGGCGGCGCGCTGGAATTCTACGATTTCATCATCTTCGTCTTCTTTGCCAACGCCATCGGCCAGCTGTTCTTCCCACCGGAAATGCCGGAATGGCTGCGTTTGCTGCAAACCTTCGGCATCTTCGCCGCCGGCTACGTGGTGCGTCCGCTGGGCGGCATCGTCATGGCCCACTTTGGCGACTTGCTCGGCCGCAAGCGCATGTTCACCCTCTCCATCCTGATGATGGCCGTGCCGACCCTGCTGATCGGCTTGCTGCCGACCTACGCCACCATCGGTCTGGCCGCCCCGCTGCTGCTGCTCTTGATGCGCGTCTTCCAGGGCGCGGCCGTGGGCGGCGAAGTGCCGGGCGCCTGGGTGTTTGTGTCCGAACACGTGCCGAGCCGTTTCACGGGCTTTGCCTGCGGCGTGCTGACGGCCGGCCTGACGGTGGGCATTCTGCTCGGCTCGCTCGTCGCGACGGGCTTGAACACCGTCTACACGCCGGCAGAAATCACCGATGGCGCCTGGCGCTATCCGTTCTTGCTGGGCGGCCTCTTCGGCTTTGGCGCCATGTATCTGCGCCGCTGGCTGCATGAAACCCCCGTCTTTGCGGAAATGCAGCAACGCAAGGCGCTGTCCACGGAAATGCCCCTGAAATCCGTGCTGCGCAGCCACCGCGGCGCCGTCGCCGTGTCAATGCTGCTGACCTGGATGCTGTCGGCAGGCATCGTTGTCGTCATTTTGATGACGCCTGCCCTGCTGCAAAAGATCCACCACATCGCGCCGCGCACCACCCTGGTGGCCAATACCGTGGCCACCCTGTGCCTGGCCTTCGGCTGCATCATCGCCGGCATGCTGGCCGACCGCCTGGGCGGCAAGCGCGTGATCTTCGTCGGCTCCGTGCTGCTGGCCATCAGCACATATATCTTCTACACCACCGTCGGCAGCCGCCCCGACCTGCTGCTGCCCCTGTACGCGATGACGGGCCTGTTCGTCGGCGTCGTCGGCGCCGTGCCCTACGTGCTGGTGCAGGCGTTCCCGGCCCAGGTGCGCTTCTCGGGACTGTCGTTTTCCTACAACTTGTCGTACGCGATTTTCGGCGGCCTGACGCCCGTGGTCGTGACCCTGATGCTGAAGAACAACGTGCTGGGCCCCGCCTATTATGTAATCGGCGTGTGCGTAATCGGCATGCTGACGGCGCTGTTCATCAAGGACCAGCGGCAGACCGTGGGACGCTAA
- a CDS encoding SDR family oxidoreductase: protein MHIMIVGASRGLGRALVDGLLADGHTVIGVSRQQPADLPAGQGTQLQWIAADLAAPAEAVERIARVAPAVLDAVIYNLGVWEEKAFSDDYAFLGDADEAIVDMVNINITATILLLKRLVPRLLASSKPQLILTGSTSGLRQSGRPEVTFSASKFALNGIADALREGFRVQGLAVTALQLGYLNTYDGLSVPLADAAARGEGELIPVHDVVAVVRMLLSLSNASFVRELVLPALRDERF, encoded by the coding sequence ATGCACATCATGATCGTGGGCGCCAGCCGGGGCCTGGGGCGCGCGCTGGTGGACGGTTTGCTCGCTGACGGACATACCGTCATCGGCGTATCGCGCCAGCAACCCGCCGACTTGCCTGCCGGCCAGGGCACACAGCTGCAATGGATCGCTGCGGACCTGGCCGCACCGGCCGAGGCCGTCGAACGCATCGCGCGTGTAGCGCCCGCCGTGCTGGATGCGGTGATCTACAACCTGGGCGTGTGGGAAGAAAAAGCCTTCAGCGATGACTACGCTTTTCTCGGCGATGCGGACGAGGCCATCGTCGACATGGTCAATATCAACATCACGGCGACGATATTGCTGCTCAAGCGCCTGGTACCCCGCTTGCTGGCCAGCAGCAAGCCGCAGCTGATACTCACGGGGTCGACGTCCGGCCTGCGCCAGAGCGGCCGCCCGGAAGTGACGTTCAGCGCCTCGAAATTCGCCCTGAACGGCATCGCCGATGCCTTGCGCGAAGGTTTCCGCGTACAGGGACTGGCCGTGACGGCGCTGCAGCTGGGCTATCTGAATACCTATGATGGCTTGTCCGTGCCTCTGGCGGACGCCGCCGCGCGGGGCGAGGGCGAGCTGATTCCCGTGCATGACGTCGTTGCCGTCGTGCGCATGCTGCTGAGCCTGTCGAATGCCTCGTTCGTGCGCGAACTGGTGCTGCCGGCGCTGCGCGACGAGCGTTTCTGA
- a CDS encoding DUF1993 domain-containing protein, which yields MSVYAITIPCFAQMLRSLSTLLSKGEERAQALGFEVQNLLDARLAPDMHTLARQVEFTCTQAQEAVCRLTQKALPQLATPADMRQAKTLIEDTLAMLAAADRAAVDDSAQQPVSITLAGGLSFDMTGLEYALNWATPQFYFHLVTAYNILRHNGVPLGKAEYVQHMFAYARQA from the coding sequence ATGTCGGTCTACGCCATTACCATCCCCTGCTTCGCACAAATGCTGCGCTCCCTAAGCACCCTGCTAAGCAAAGGCGAAGAACGCGCCCAGGCGCTGGGTTTTGAGGTACAAAACCTGCTCGACGCGCGCCTGGCACCCGACATGCACACCCTGGCGCGCCAGGTGGAATTCACGTGCACGCAGGCGCAGGAAGCCGTGTGCCGGCTGACGCAGAAAGCGCTGCCCCAGCTCGCCACGCCCGCCGACATGCGGCAAGCCAAGACGCTGATCGAGGACACCCTGGCAATGCTCGCTGCGGCGGATCGCGCAGCGGTCGATGACAGCGCGCAGCAGCCCGTGTCGATCACCCTGGCTGGCGGCTTGAGCTTCGACATGACGGGCCTGGAATACGCGCTCAACTGGGCCACGCCGCAGTTCTATTTTCACCTGGTGACGGCCTACAACATCCTGCGGCATAACGGCGTGCCGCTAGGCAAGGCCGAGTATGTGCAGCATATGTTTGCGTATGCGCGCCAAGCATAA
- a CDS encoding bifunctional helix-turn-helix transcriptional regulator/GNAT family N-acetyltransferase, with protein MSSNLQTYGSLMLASRLRRLSDQLYAGVDTSYLAAGVELTSRCFPLLLLLRDNGPTAITALAAQIGQTHPVVVQLGRKLLDAGVVVELPDAKDERRRLLALSDAGRALLRTMAPLWDDVRAAVDTVFEHGTPQLMASLDRAEARLQSQGFGEMIAACRRQRERAAVEIIDYAAPYAADFKRLNIAWLERYFYVEALDDMVLSDPQRSILDAGGQIFLARLDGKIVGTCALIRAGEASIELSKMAVTPECQGLGIARRLIERAFDAFEASGAQLLFLESNSKLAPAIRLYESSGFAHVARPAGDAHYQRADVYMEWQGR; from the coding sequence ATGTCCTCCAACCTGCAAACCTATGGTTCCCTGATGCTGGCCAGCCGCCTGCGCCGTCTTTCCGATCAACTGTATGCCGGTGTCGATACCAGCTATCTGGCGGCCGGCGTCGAACTGACGTCGCGCTGTTTCCCCCTGTTATTGCTGCTGCGTGACAACGGTCCCACGGCGATCACGGCCCTGGCCGCGCAGATCGGGCAGACGCATCCGGTGGTGGTGCAACTGGGGCGCAAGCTGCTCGACGCTGGCGTGGTGGTGGAGCTGCCGGACGCCAAGGATGAGCGGCGCCGCCTGCTGGCGCTGTCCGACGCGGGGCGCGCTTTGCTGCGCACCATGGCGCCCCTGTGGGATGACGTGCGCGCAGCCGTCGATACGGTATTCGAACACGGTACGCCGCAATTGATGGCCAGCCTCGACCGCGCGGAAGCGCGCTTGCAATCGCAAGGTTTCGGCGAGATGATCGCCGCCTGCCGGCGCCAGCGCGAGCGGGCTGCCGTGGAAATCATCGACTACGCCGCGCCCTACGCGGCCGATTTCAAGCGCCTGAATATTGCATGGCTGGAACGCTATTTCTATGTCGAGGCGCTGGACGACATGGTGCTGTCCGATCCGCAACGTTCGATTCTCGACGCTGGCGGGCAGATTTTCCTGGCGCGCCTGGACGGCAAGATCGTCGGCACCTGCGCCCTGATCCGCGCCGGCGAGGCCAGCATCGAGCTGTCGAAGATGGCCGTCACGCCCGAGTGCCAGGGCCTGGGCATCGCGCGCCGGCTGATCGAACGGGCCTTCGACGCCTTCGAGGCCAGCGGCGCGCAACTGTTGTTCCTGGAATCGAACAGCAAGCTGGCGCCCGCCATCCGTCTGTATGAAAGCAGCGGCTTTGCCCACGTGGCGCGGCCCGCTGGCGACGCGCATTACCAGCGCGCCGACGTCTACATGGAGTGGCAGGGCAGGTAG
- a CDS encoding TetR/AcrR family transcriptional regulator, with translation MPSFPMPFPQMIVPPEPTQARSKQAFERLLLVGEQLLAENRFDEIGVADLARLAETSVGTFYRLLGDKDTLSRLLLQRFFSDMVEKVETLTELRQWEGRSLEDFIRAMVAMFVAVNGGRSGVLRALITRASQDAQFRDRVHQINHLISQRTVAVLASKSSSIRHPNPTQAMMVVPPVLLGILNQHTLTGSLSFLSGAALEDELVRVALNYLT, from the coding sequence ATGCCTTCCTTCCCGATGCCCTTCCCGCAGATGATCGTTCCACCGGAGCCCACCCAGGCGCGCAGCAAGCAGGCGTTCGAGCGTCTGCTGCTGGTAGGCGAACAGTTGCTGGCGGAAAACCGTTTCGATGAAATCGGCGTGGCCGACCTTGCCAGGCTGGCGGAAACATCTGTCGGTACTTTTTACCGTTTATTAGGCGACAAGGACACCTTGAGCCGCTTGCTGCTGCAGCGCTTTTTTTCCGACATGGTGGAAAAGGTCGAGACCCTGACGGAGTTGCGCCAGTGGGAAGGGCGCAGCCTGGAAGACTTCATCCGCGCCATGGTGGCCATGTTCGTGGCCGTGAATGGCGGGCGCAGCGGCGTCTTGCGGGCCTTGATCACGCGCGCGTCGCAGGATGCGCAATTTCGCGACAGGGTGCACCAGATCAATCATCTGATTTCGCAACGCACGGTCGCCGTGCTGGCCAGCAAGTCGTCCAGCATCCGCCACCCGAATCCCACGCAGGCGATGATGGTGGTGCCGCCCGTGCTGCTGGGTATCCTGAACCAGCATACCCTGACGGGTTCGCTTTCCTTTTTGTCGGGCGCGGCACTGGAAGATGAACTGGTGCGTGTTGCTTTAAATTACCTGACTTAA
- a CDS encoding alpha/beta fold hydrolase has protein sequence MRRHTTSDVPLHYLDLGKGQGDPVFLLHGLGSCAEDWRPQIDALGSSYRLIVPDMRGHGASPAPDGDWQIGDFANDLFNLMDQLDVPRAHIVGFSLGGMVGLEMANRAPGRVASLCLINSQPFQGSKPASLLFAYWLRRTVIATFGLKSMGKIIGKKLFPDPSQQALVGRFATQMAGMDKRAYLAALDAIFHWDIELHFQALAMPVFIMAADQDYTPVASKRAFAAQFQQCEIEIIANSRHATPLDQAQRVNTLLQSFLATHSK, from the coding sequence ATGCGGCGTCACACGACATCCGATGTTCCATTGCATTACCTCGACCTGGGCAAGGGGCAGGGCGATCCCGTGTTTTTGTTGCACGGCCTCGGTTCCTGCGCCGAAGACTGGCGCCCGCAAATTGACGCGCTCGGCAGCAGCTATCGCCTGATCGTGCCCGATATGCGCGGTCATGGCGCCAGTCCGGCGCCAGACGGCGACTGGCAGATCGGCGACTTCGCCAACGACCTCTTCAACCTGATGGACCAGCTCGACGTGCCGCGTGCGCACATCGTCGGCTTTTCCCTGGGCGGCATGGTGGGCCTGGAAATGGCCAACCGCGCCCCCGGCCGGGTAGCCAGTTTGTGCCTGATCAACTCGCAACCGTTTCAGGGCAGCAAGCCGGCGTCTTTGCTGTTTGCCTACTGGCTGCGCCGCACGGTGATCGCTACCTTCGGCCTGAAATCCATGGGCAAGATCATCGGCAAGAAACTGTTTCCCGATCCATCCCAGCAAGCGCTGGTCGGGCGCTTCGCCACGCAGATGGCAGGCATGGACAAGCGCGCCTATCTGGCCGCGCTGGACGCCATTTTCCACTGGGATATCGAACTTCACTTCCAGGCCCTGGCCATGCCCGTCTTCATCATGGCGGCCGACCAGGATTACACGCCCGTCGCCAGCAAGCGGGCCTTTGCCGCACAGTTTCAGCAGTGCGAGATCGAGATCATCGCGAACTCGCGCCATGCCACGCCCCTGGACCAGGCGCAGCGTGTGAATACCTTGTTGCAGTCCTTCCTCGCCACACATTCAAAATAA